A genomic window from Pseudocitrobacter corydidari includes:
- the glnK gene encoding P-II family nitrogen regulator gives MKLVTVVIKPFKLEDVREALSSIGIQGLTVTEVKGFGRQKGHAELYRGAEYSVNFLPKVKIDVAIADDQLDEVVDVVSKAAYTGKIGDGKIFVAELQRVIRIRTGEADEAAL, from the coding sequence ATGAAGCTGGTTACCGTGGTAATCAAACCATTCAAACTCGAAGACGTCCGCGAAGCGCTGTCTTCCATTGGTATTCAGGGACTGACCGTGACGGAAGTGAAGGGCTTCGGTCGTCAGAAGGGGCATGCCGAGCTTTATCGCGGCGCGGAGTACAGCGTGAACTTCCTGCCGAAAGTGAAGATTGACGTCGCGATTGCCGACGACCAGCTTGATGAAGTCGTGGATGTGGTGAGCAAGGCGGCGTACACCGGAAAAATTGGCGACGGTAAGATTTTCGTCGCCGAGCTGCAACGTGTGATTCGTATTCGTACCGGCGAAGCCGACGAAGCGGCACTGTAA
- the amtB gene encoding ammonium transporter AmtB, which produces MKIAKLKTGLAALALLPGLAMAAPATIDKADNAFMMICTALVLFMTIPGIALFYGGLIRGKNVLSMLTQVAVTFALVCVLWVVYGYTLAFGTGGSFFGNFDWMMLKGIAITAPMGTFYQYIHVAFQGSFACITVGLIVGALAERIRFSAVLIFVVIWLTLSYIPIAHMVWGGGLLGSHGALDFAGGTVVHINAAVAGLVGAYLIGKRVGFGKEAFKPHNLPMVFIGTAILYFGWFGFNAGSASAANEIAGLAFVNTVVATAAAILGWVFGEWALRGKPSLLGACSGAIAGLVGITPACGFIGVGGALILGIVAGLAGLWGVTILKRWLRVDDPCDVFGVHGVCGIVGCILTGIFASTSFGGVGYAEGVTMGHQVLVQLESIGITIVWSGIVAFVGYKVADLTVGLRVPEEQEREGLDVNSHGENAYNA; this is translated from the coding sequence ATGAAAATAGCAAAATTGAAAACCGGTTTGGCGGCTCTGGCGCTGTTGCCGGGTCTGGCGATGGCGGCTCCGGCGACGATCGATAAAGCCGATAACGCCTTTATGATGATTTGTACCGCGCTGGTGCTGTTTATGACCATTCCGGGAATTGCCCTGTTTTACGGTGGACTGATTCGTGGGAAAAACGTCCTCTCTATGCTGACGCAGGTGGCAGTGACGTTCGCACTGGTCTGCGTGTTGTGGGTGGTTTATGGCTACACGCTGGCCTTCGGTACCGGCGGCAGCTTCTTCGGTAACTTTGACTGGATGATGTTGAAAGGTATTGCGATAACCGCGCCGATGGGCACGTTTTATCAGTATATTCACGTTGCTTTCCAGGGCTCGTTCGCCTGCATCACCGTAGGGCTGATTGTCGGCGCGCTGGCGGAACGTATTCGCTTCTCCGCGGTGCTGATTTTCGTGGTTATCTGGCTGACGCTCTCCTACATTCCGATTGCGCACATGGTGTGGGGCGGCGGTCTGTTGGGCTCGCACGGCGCGCTGGACTTTGCGGGCGGTACGGTGGTTCATATTAACGCCGCTGTTGCTGGCCTGGTGGGCGCATACCTGATTGGTAAACGCGTCGGTTTTGGTAAAGAAGCGTTTAAACCGCACAACCTGCCGATGGTGTTTATCGGTACTGCCATCCTTTACTTCGGCTGGTTTGGCTTCAACGCCGGTTCAGCGAGCGCGGCGAACGAAATTGCCGGTCTGGCTTTCGTGAACACCGTAGTGGCAACCGCGGCAGCGATTCTGGGCTGGGTCTTTGGTGAGTGGGCGCTGCGCGGTAAACCGTCGCTGCTGGGCGCGTGTTCCGGGGCGATTGCAGGCCTGGTCGGCATTACACCGGCGTGTGGCTTTATCGGGGTCGGCGGCGCGTTGATCCTCGGTATCGTGGCGGGTCTGGCCGGGCTGTGGGGCGTCACTATACTGAAACGCTGGTTGCGTGTGGATGATCCTTGCGATGTCTTCGGCGTTCACGGCGTGTGCGGCATTGTAGGTTGTATCCTGACCGGTATCTTTGCCTCTACCTCCTTCGGCGGCGTGGGTTACGCGGAAGGCGTCACCATGGGCCATCAGGTGCTGGTACAGCTGGAAAGCATCGGTATCACCATTGTGTGGTCAGGAATTGTGGCCTTCGTTGGTTATAAAGTGGCAGACCTGACCGTGGGCCTGCGCGTTCCGGAAGAACAGGAGCGCGAAGGGCTGGACGTCAACAGCCACGGCGAAAACGCCTACAACGCCTGA
- a CDS encoding SmdB family multidrug efflux ABC transporter permease/ATP-binding protein, with the protein MRNFGQLWPTLKRLLAYGSPWRKPLSIAVVMLWVAAAAEVSGPVLISYFIDNMVAKHTLPLGTVAGLAAAYIGLQLLAATLHYNQSLLFNRAAVGVVQQLRSDVMDAALRQPLSEFDTQPVGQLISRVTNDTEVIRDLYVTVVATVLRSAALIGAMLVAMFSLDWRMALVAVCIFPAVLTVMVIYQRYSTPIVRRVRTYLADINDGFNEVINGMSVIQQFRQQARFGERIGEHSRQHYLARMQTLRLDGFLLRPLLSLFSTLILCGLLMLFGFTSVGTIEVGVLYAFISYLGRLNEPLIELTTQQSMLQQAVVAGERVFELMDRPRQTYGDDARPLESGDIEIDNVSFAYRDDRMVLQDISLSIPSRSFVALVGHTGSGKSTLASLLMGYYSPNSGEIRLGGRPLGSLSHQVLRQGVAMVQQDPVVLADSFFANVTLGRDISEAQVWQALETVQLAELARSLSDGIYTPLGEQGNNLSVGQKQLLALARVLVDTPQVLILDEATANIDSGTEQAIQQALAAVREHTTLVVIAHRLSTIVDADTIMVLHRGQAVEQGSHQQLLEAKGRYWQMYQLQLAGEELAASAQDETLTA; encoded by the coding sequence ATGCGTAATTTTGGTCAACTGTGGCCGACATTAAAAAGATTGCTGGCCTACGGCTCACCGTGGCGCAAACCGCTCTCTATTGCCGTGGTGATGCTATGGGTTGCGGCAGCGGCGGAAGTCTCGGGGCCGGTGCTGATAAGCTACTTCATCGATAATATGGTGGCGAAACACACGTTGCCGCTGGGCACCGTTGCGGGGCTGGCGGCGGCGTATATCGGCCTGCAACTGCTGGCGGCAACGTTGCACTATAACCAATCGCTGCTGTTTAACCGCGCGGCGGTCGGCGTGGTGCAACAGTTGCGAAGCGACGTGATGGACGCCGCGCTGCGCCAGCCGCTGAGCGAGTTTGATACGCAACCTGTCGGGCAGCTGATTTCCCGCGTCACTAACGACACGGAAGTGATCCGCGATCTCTACGTCACCGTCGTGGCGACGGTGCTGCGCAGCGCGGCGCTGATTGGCGCGATGCTGGTGGCGATGTTCAGCCTCGACTGGCGCATGGCGCTGGTGGCGGTGTGCATCTTCCCGGCGGTGCTGACGGTGATGGTGATTTACCAACGCTACAGCACGCCTATCGTGCGTCGCGTGCGGACGTATCTGGCGGATATCAACGACGGTTTTAACGAAGTGATCAACGGCATGAGCGTTATCCAGCAGTTCCGTCAGCAGGCGCGCTTTGGCGAGCGCATCGGCGAACATAGCCGTCAGCACTATCTGGCGCGTATGCAAACGCTGCGTCTCGATGGCTTCCTGCTGCGCCCGCTGCTGAGCCTCTTCTCTACGTTAATACTGTGCGGTCTGTTGATGCTGTTTGGCTTTACGTCGGTGGGCACGATTGAAGTGGGCGTACTTTATGCGTTTATCAGCTATCTGGGTCGACTCAATGAACCGCTGATTGAACTCACCACTCAGCAGTCAATGCTGCAACAGGCAGTGGTGGCCGGGGAGCGCGTATTCGAACTGATGGACAGGCCGCGCCAGACCTACGGCGATGATGCCCGTCCGCTGGAAAGCGGCGATATTGAAATTGATAACGTCTCCTTTGCTTACCGCGATGACCGGATGGTGTTGCAGGATATCTCGCTGTCGATTCCCTCGCGCAGTTTTGTGGCGCTGGTGGGGCATACGGGCAGCGGGAAAAGCACGCTTGCCAGTCTGCTGATGGGCTATTACTCACCTAATTCAGGTGAAATTCGCCTGGGGGGGCGCCCGCTTGGCAGTTTGAGCCACCAGGTTCTACGTCAGGGCGTCGCGATGGTGCAGCAGGACCCCGTAGTGCTGGCCGACTCTTTCTTCGCGAACGTCACGCTTGGCCGTGATATCAGCGAAGCGCAGGTATGGCAGGCTCTGGAAACGGTGCAGCTGGCGGAACTGGCGCGTAGTCTGAGCGACGGTATCTATACGCCGCTGGGCGAGCAGGGGAACAATCTCTCCGTTGGGCAAAAACAGTTGCTGGCGCTGGCGCGCGTGCTGGTTGATACCCCGCAGGTGCTGATTCTGGATGAAGCCACCGCCAATATCGACTCCGGTACCGAGCAGGCTATCCAGCAGGCGCTGGCTGCCGTGCGTGAACACACGACGCTTGTGGTGATTGCGCACCGGCTTTCCACCATCGTCGACGCAGACACCATTATGGTGCTGCATCGCGGGCAGGCGGTGGAGCAGGGATCGCATCAGCAACTGCTGGAAGCAAAAGGCCGTTACTGGCAGATGTATCAGCTTCAACTGGCTGGAGAAGAACTCGCCGCCAGCGCGCAGGATGAAACACTGACCGCCTGA